In Cicer arietinum cultivar CDC Frontier isolate Library 1 chromosome 1, Cicar.CDCFrontier_v2.0, whole genome shotgun sequence, one DNA window encodes the following:
- the LOC101514614 gene encoding BOI-related E3 ubiquitin-protein ligase 1-like, whose amino-acid sequence MAVEASYMNLLPSHLLTNREIIKSNQHHYQQQEQVLNSEIYNVQMDSTLPLPTTMHESLIPFYQSNVCDPNKADSGLTYNIPLQRKRSRDFSNELVSLPPNQKNKVISSESSSSSFLDQVVYQFQNQQSDIDRILAHHTEKVRMELEQHKMRQTRMLACVIQETIAKKLKEKDEEIQRIGKLNWALQERVKSLSAENQVWRELAQTNETTANYLRNNLEQVMAHVKEGFNHAAAEEDTESSCGSNGPAENARDTALMVDGGRSGSSLVRMCKNCGVRESSVLVLPCRHLCLCNVCGSTVRKCPVCDCGMDASVHVNLS is encoded by the exons ATGGCTGTTGAAGCTAGCTACATGAATCTCTTGCCTTCTCATTTACTCACAAATAG ggaaataataaaatcaaatcaacatCATTATCAACAACAAGAACAAGTGTTGAACTCTGAAATATACAATGTTCAAATGGATTCTACTCTGCCTCTTCCAACAACAATGCATGAATCTCTCATACCATTTTACCAATCAAATGTTTGTGATCCAAACAAAGCTGATAGTGGACTCACTTACAATATACCTCTTCAAAGAAAACGTTCTAGAGATTTTTCCAATGAATTAGTCTCTCTACCACCAAATCAAAAGAACAAAGTTATCTCCTCtgaatcatcatcatcatcatttctTGATCAAGTTGTCTACcaatttcaaaatcaacaatCTGATATTGATCGCATCCTTGCTCATCAT ACAGAAAAAGTGAGAATGGAGTTAGAACAACACAAAATGAGGCAAACAAGGATGTTAGCATGCGTAATCCAAGAAACAATAGCaaagaaattgaaagaaaaagatgaagagATTCAAAGAATAGGAAAGCTAAATTGGGCACTTCAAGAAAGGGTCAAAAGTTTAAGTGCTGAAAATCAAGTTTGGAGAGAGCTAGCACAAACAAATGAAACCACTGCCAATTACCTACGTAACAATTTGGAACAAGTCATGGCACATGTCAAAGAGGGTTTTAACCACGCGGCGGCCGAGGAAGACACCGAATCGAGTTGCGGGAGCAATGGTCCGGCCGAAAATGCCAGAGACACTGCTCTAATGGTCGATGGTGGTCGAAGTGGTAGTAGTTTGGTTAGGATGTGTAAGAATTGTGGGGTGAGAGAATCAAGTGTGTTGGTATTACCATGTAGACATTTGTGTCTATGCAATGTGTGTGGGTCCACTGTTCGTAAATGTCCAGTGTGTGATTGTGGCATGGATGCTAGTGTGCATGTTAATCTCTCttag